The following DNA comes from Mycobacteriales bacterium.
GTGTTTCGCCATCCCCTAATTGGGGGACCGGGTCGCCCCCGGCCGCCGGGCTCAGGCGTCGGCGTCCAGGCCCTTCTTGACGGCGTAACGGACCAGCTCGTAGCGGGTGTGCAGGTGGAGCTTGCCGAGGACGTTCTGGACGTGGTTCTGGACGGTGCGGTGGGACAGCACGAGGCGTTCGGCGATCTGCTTGTAGGTGAGGCCCTTCGCCACCAGGCGGAGCACCTCGGTCTCGCGGTCGGTGAGCCGCGTCTCCGGCTCGTCGGCGGCGCCGCCGGTCGTCATCCGGCGGAACTCCCCGAGCACCAGCCCCGCCAGGCCCGGCGTGAACACCGGGTCGCCGGCGGCGGTGCGGCGGACGGCGTCGAGCAGCTCGGCGGCGCTGGCGGACTTCACCAGGTAGCCGGTGGCGCCGGCCTTCACGGCCTCCAGCACGTCCGCGTGCTCGCCGCTCGCGGACAGCACCAGCACCCGCACGTCGGGCAGCGCCTCGACGATCTCGCGGGTCGCCTCCACGCCGGACAGCTCCGGGAGCTGGAGGTCCATGACGACGACGTCGGGGCGCGTGGCGCGGGCGACGTCGACCGCCTTGCGGCCGTCGCCGGCGGTGCCGACGACGTCGACCCCGGCCTCGGCCAGGTCGCGGGCGACGCCGTCGCGCCACATGGGGTGGTCGTCGACGACGACGACCCGGGGCTCGGTCAGCGGGTGGGCACCAGGTCGAGCACGGCGGCGACCACGTCGCGCTGCGGCACGGTCTTCTCCAGCACGAGCGACGCGCCCGCCTCGAGCGCCTGCTGCACGATCGGGACGGTGGCGTACGCGCTGAACACGATGATCTTGGACTCGGGGCTGGCGTCGAGGATCTTCGGCAACGCCTCGAGCCCGTCGGTGCCGGGCATCATCACGTCGAGGATGACGGCGTCGGGCCGGTGCGTGGCCGCGGCGGTGACCGCGTCGGCACCGTTGCCGGCCTCGGCGACGACCTCGAACTCGGGATGGAGCTCGAACGTCAGCCGCAGCAGGTCGCGCATCGACTCGTCGTCGTCGACGATCAGCAGGCCGACCCGGCGGTCGTCGGTCGTCATGTGTCGTCCCTTCCCCCCGAGGTGGTTGCTCCAAGCGTAGCGGCGCGGAAGCGCCTTCGTGTCACATCCGGCGCGGGATTGTGACCTCGACCTCGGTCCCGGCGCCGGGTACCGACTCGACGCGGGCCTCGCCGCCGAGCGCGCGGGCCCGCCCCTGGATCGACTGGGCGACGCCGAGGCGGCCCGCGGCGGCGGCCGTGGCGAGAGCGGCGGGCTCGAACCCGGCCCCGTCGTCGCGCACCGACACGGTCACGGCCGCCCCCTCGTCCTCCACCAGCACCCACGCCCGGGCGCCGTCGCCGGCGTGCTTGGCGACGTTGTCGAGGGCGGCGGCCACGGCGGCGGCGAGCTCGTGCGCGTCGGCGGCCGGCAGCAGCACCGGCTCCCCCGGCGCCGCCACCTCGGCGGGCAGCGGCGTGGCCCGCACGGCCGCCTCGACCAGCTCCCGAACGTCCGCCGCCCCGGCCGGCGCGGAGGCCGGCGGCCGGGCGACGAGGTCGCGCAACGCCGCCTCCTGGCCGGCCGCGATCGCCGCCAGCTCGGCCGCCTCGCCGCCGAGCCGTTCGCCGCGCCGGTGGATCAGCGCCAGCGCCTGGAGGACGTTGTCGTGGATGTGGCGGGCGAGGCGTTCGCGCTCGGTGGTGGCGGCCTGGAGCTCGACCGCGCGGGCGAGCCGCGCCTCGGCGTCGCGGGCCAGCCGGGTGACGTAGCCGACGACGGCGCCGGAGAGCACGAGCAGCACCAGGCTGCCGCCGGTCGACTGCCCGAAGTGGCCCTTGGCGAGGATCGTCGCGAGCCCGACGACGGCACCCGCGGCGGCGCCGGCGGGCGTGCCGCCCGCCACCGCCCAGGCGACCACGGGACCCGCGCTCCACGTCACGGTCAGGGTCGGCGCGTGCACGAGGCGTTCCGGCGTCTCGACGTAGCGGGTGGCCATGAGCAGCAACGCCCCCAGCGCCAGGTCGGCACCGAGCAGCACCCGCGTCACCGGGCGGCGGGTGGTGACGACGACGGTCCAGGCCAGCATCGCCGCCAGCACCAGCCAGGCGGCGAGCGGGTGCGCGTAGCCGCTGTCGTTGGTGAACGCCAGCACGAGCGCGTACGGCAGGGACAGCCAGCGGAACACCGCCACGGCCCGCCAGAGCGAGCCGTCGACCATCAGCCGGCCCGGCGCTGCGGCCCGGGCGCGGCCGAGACCATCGCCTCGTGCGCCGCCGCCCTCGCGTCCTCGATGTCGGCCTTGGCCTTGGTGGCGTACGTGTCGACGTACTCCTGGCCGGAGAGCTGCATCAGCTCGTACATGATCTCGTCGGTCATCGACCGCAGCACGAACCGGTCGTCCTCCATCCCGGCGTACCGGGAGAAGTCCAGCGGCTTGCCGATGCGGATGACGACCGGCATCACCTTCGGCAGCACCTTGCCGGGCGGCTGGATCTCGAACGTGTTGACCATCGCGCACGGGATCACCGGCACGCCGGCCTCCAGCGCCATGCGGGCGACGCCGGTCTTGCCGCGGTAGAGCCGCCCGTCCGGCGAGCGGGTGCCCTCCGGGTAGATGCCGAGCAGCTCACCCGCGTTGAGCACCTTGAGGCCGGCCTCCAGCGCCGCCTGCGACGCGCGGCCGCCGGAACGGTCCACCGGGAGCTGGCCGACGCCCTTGAAGAACCCCGCCTTGAGCCGGCCCTTGAGGCCGCGGCCGACGAAGTAGTCGCTCTTGGCGAGGAACGTCACCTTGCGGCCCGGGATCACGAGCGGCAGGAAGATCGAGTCGGAGAACGACAGGTGGTTGCTGGCCAGGATCGCCGCCCCGTCCGTGGGGACGTGCTCCAGCCCCTCGACCTTGGGCCGGAACAGGGTGCGGAGGATGGGGCTCAGGATCGCCTTGACAATCCAGTACCACATCCGCGCGTCGGCCCCGCTTCCGTTGTCGCCGTCGAGCCTCCGACCCTACGGAACCCGCCGGGGTTACGTCCACCCGCCCTCCGCCCGCGCCGCTGCTCGTGCGACGATGGTGGCCGGATGCAGGGGAGGTGCGCGGTGCCCGTCCAGCCTGGTTGCGAGGCGTTCGCGTTCGCCGGGGACGGCGGCGGCGTGGGCGCGCTGCTCGTCCACGGCTTCACCGGCTCGCCGTACTCGATGCGCCCGTGGGGCGAGTACCTCGCCGAGCAGGGCATCGAGGTCCTCGGCCCGCGCCTGCCCGGCCACGGCACCCGCTGGCAGGAGATGAACCTCACCCGCTGGCAGGACTGGTACGGCGAGGTCGAGCGCGGCTTCGACACGCTGCGCGGCCGCTGCGACGACGTGTTCGTGATGGGCCTGTCGATGGGCGGCACGCTGTCGCTGCGGCTCGCCGAGGAGAAGGGCGACGACCTGGCCGGCGTCGTCACCGTCAACGCCTCGCTGCTCACCGAGCGCAAGGACGCGAAGCTCCTGCCCCTGCTCGCGAAGGTCGTGCCGAGCGTCAAGGCGATCGGCGACGACATCAAGAAGCCCGGCATGACCGAGAAGGCGTACGACCGGACGCCGCTCAAGGCGGCCGAGTCGCTGGCGCACCTGTGGCGGCTGGTGCGCGAGGAGCTGGACCGGATCACGCAGCCGCTGCTGCTGTTCCGCTCGGTCGAGGACCACGTCGTGGAGCCGGCCTCGGGGGCGTTGCTGCTCAAGGAGACCGGCTCGCCCGACGTGCGGGAGATCCTCCTGCCGGACAGCTACCACGTCGCCACCCTGGACAACGACGCGCCCACGATCTTCGCGGAGTCGCTGGCGTTCGTGCGCGCGCACACCACGGCCCGGGCCTGACGATGAGCGACGACGACCCGACGCGCGAGGGGCCGGTCCGCCCGGCGCCGCAGGGCGCGCGGGCCAACGCCGTCCCCCCTCCCGCCGCGTGGGCCGCCCTGGTGGAGGTCGACCACCGGGTATCGCAGCCGTTGCTGGACAGCCTGGAGGACGCGGGCGTGGCGGCGTACGCGGAGCCGCGCCTGGAGCGTAAGGGGCCGTACCTGGACTCGCCGGTGCCGTCGAAGCCGGTGGACCGCCTCTACGTCGACGCCACCCGCACCGGCGTCGCCGAGGCGGTCGTCACCGCCGAGCTGCCCGGCCTGCTCGCCGAGATGGAGCCGGGTGACGAGCCCGAGCTGGACCCGTTCGACGCGATCGTGGCGGCGTGGGACACCGTGCCGGAGACGCCGTCGTGGCCGGAGCAGGAGGACTTCGGCCCGGCCCGCGCGGTCGAGCCGGAGCCGGACTGGCAGCCGGCGCCCGCGCCGCGCCCGCGCGTCGAGGAGGAGCACTTCGTGCCGCCCCCGCCGCCGCCGGCGCCGCCCGCGCACCCGGTGACGCGCTACGCCGTCCTCGCGGTCTGCGCGGGGCTGTTCGTGCTGGTCGGGTTGCCGCTGTTCGGCACGATGCCGTCG
Coding sequences within:
- a CDS encoding response regulator transcription factor; this translates as MTEPRVVVVDDHPMWRDGVARDLAEAGVDVVGTAGDGRKAVDVARATRPDVVVMDLQLPELSGVEATREIVEALPDVRVLVLSASGEHADVLEAVKAGATGYLVKSASAAELLDAVRRTAAGDPVFTPGLAGLVLGEFRRMTTGGAADEPETRLTDRETEVLRLVAKGLTYKQIAERLVLSHRTVQNHVQNVLGKLHLHTRYELVRYAVKKGLDADA
- a CDS encoding response regulator transcription factor, with product MTTDDRRVGLLIVDDDESMRDLLRLTFELHPEFEVVAEAGNGADAVTAAATHRPDAVILDVMMPGTDGLEALPKILDASPESKIIVFSAYATVPIVQQALEAGASLVLEKTVPQRDVVAAVLDLVPTR
- a CDS encoding DUF5931 domain-containing protein, with the protein product MVDGSLWRAVAVFRWLSLPYALVLAFTNDSGYAHPLAAWLVLAAMLAWTVVVTTRRPVTRVLLGADLALGALLLMATRYVETPERLVHAPTLTVTWSAGPVVAWAVAGGTPAGAAAGAVVGLATILAKGHFGQSTGGSLVLLVLSGAVVGYVTRLARDAEARLARAVELQAATTERERLARHIHDNVLQALALIHRRGERLGGEAAELAAIAAGQEAALRDLVARPPASAPAGAADVRELVEAAVRATPLPAEVAAPGEPVLLPAADAHELAAAVAAALDNVAKHAGDGARAWVLVEDEGAAVTVSVRDDGAGFEPAALATAAAAGRLGVAQSIQGRARALGGEARVESVPGAGTEVEVTIPRRM
- a CDS encoding lysophospholipid acyltransferase family protein; amino-acid sequence: MWYWIVKAILSPILRTLFRPKVEGLEHVPTDGAAILASNHLSFSDSIFLPLVIPGRKVTFLAKSDYFVGRGLKGRLKAGFFKGVGQLPVDRSGGRASQAALEAGLKVLNAGELLGIYPEGTRSPDGRLYRGKTGVARMALEAGVPVIPCAMVNTFEIQPPGKVLPKVMPVVIRIGKPLDFSRYAGMEDDRFVLRSMTDEIMYELMQLSGQEYVDTYATKAKADIEDARAAAHEAMVSAAPGPQRRAG
- a CDS encoding alpha/beta fold hydrolase, yielding MPVQPGCEAFAFAGDGGGVGALLVHGFTGSPYSMRPWGEYLAEQGIEVLGPRLPGHGTRWQEMNLTRWQDWYGEVERGFDTLRGRCDDVFVMGLSMGGTLSLRLAEEKGDDLAGVVTVNASLLTERKDAKLLPLLAKVVPSVKAIGDDIKKPGMTEKAYDRTPLKAAESLAHLWRLVREELDRITQPLLLFRSVEDHVVEPASGALLLKETGSPDVREILLPDSYHVATLDNDAPTIFAESLAFVRAHTTARA